Proteins encoded in a region of the Zea mays cultivar B73 chromosome 4, Zm-B73-REFERENCE-NAM-5.0, whole genome shotgun sequence genome:
- the LOC100216896 gene encoding 40S ribosomal protein S14 has product MSGRKKTREPKEENVTLGPAVREGEHVFGVAHIFASFNDTFIHVTDLSGRETLVRITGGMKVKADRDESSPYAAMLASQDVAQRCKELGITALHIKLRATGGNKTKTPGPGAQSALRALARSGMKIGRIEDVTPVPTDSTRRKGGRRGRRL; this is encoded by the exons ATG TCTGGGAGGAAGAAGACGCGGGAGCCCAAGGAGGAGAACGTGACGCTTGGCCCCGCTGTCCGCGAGGGAGAACACGTCTTTGGCGTTGCGCACATCTTCGCCTCCTTCAACGACACTTTCATC CATGTGACGGATCTGTCTGGAAGGGAGACGCTCGTCCGCATCACTG GTGGCATGAAGGTTAAAGCTGATCGTGATGAGTCCTCGCCTTATGCTGCTATGCTTGCCTCACAGGATGTCGCGCAAAGATGCAAG GAGCTTGGAATTACTGCATTGCACATTAAGCTCCGTGCTACTGGTGGAAACAAGACCAAAACCCCTGGCCCTGGTGCTCAGTCTGCTCTTAGAGCTCTTGCTCGATCTGGCATGAAGATAGGCCGTATTG AGGATGTTACTCCAGTCCCCACAGACAGCACACGCAGAAAGGGTGGTAGAAGAGGAAGGAGGCTGTAA